Genomic window (Melioribacteraceae bacterium):
TTGCAATTGCACCTTTGGCCTGCTTTTTTGTACCTACAAAAAGAACTCTTTTGCCCTGCGAAGCAATTTCATTGATTGCTTGAGCCGCATTATCAATAGCTTGTTGAGTTTTCTTGAGATCTATGATATGAATTCCGTTTTTCTCCATAAAAATGTAAGGTTTCATTTTAGGATTCCAACGGCGGGTTAAGTGTCCGAAGTGTGCACCGGACTCAATGAGTTCTGTGAGTTCTACTCTTGGCATATATACTCCTGTTTTGCTTCTATTCTCTTCAACTTTGTCTTTCATCCCTTTTTATGGTTTAACCAATGTGGGACACAGGAGACAAATCCGAGAATATGAATGGTTATATTAAATAATAAATTATCTCTTAGAGAACTGGAATCTTTTTCTTGCTTTCTTCTGACCGTATTTCTTACGTTCAACCATTCTTGGATCTCTTTTAAGGAGACCTTCAGATTTGAGTGGAGAACGGAAATCGGCATTCATATCTTCCAATGCTCTTGCTATCCCTAATCTTATAGCATCAGATTGACCGGTAATTCCGCCACCAGCTACATTTGCAAATACATCAAATTTGCCTAACGTTTCGGTTGCTATAAAAGGTAGAAATACGTTAGTGCTGTGTTCTTTAATTGGGAAATACTGTTCTACTTCTTTATCATTTACAGTAACTTTGCCGGAACCATTTCTCAAATAAACACGAGCAACAGCATTTTTTCTTCTACCAACATACATTTTATCTGCCATCAACTACTCCATTATAAGCTTAATACTTGCGGTTGTTGAGCTGAATGAGGATGAGTTTCGCCCGCATATACTTTTAATTTTTTGATTAATTGTTTACCCAAACGAGTTTTAGGAAGCATTCCTTTAATCGCGGTTTGAAGAGCGTATTCAGGTTTCTTTTCCATAATTTCTGAAAAACTTCTTGTTCTTGCACCACCTGGATACATCGAGTGGGTAAAATAGGTTTTTTGAATTGCTCTTTTACCGGTAAGCTTAACTTTTTCGGCATTAATAATAACTACAAAATCGCCTGTGTCCATATTGGGTGTAAACAAAGCTTTATGTTTACCTCTAATTATACTAGCAACTTTAGCCGCTAATCTGCCAAGCACTTGATCTTTTGCATCAACCAGATACCACTTTTGACCAGCATCTTCAGGTTTAATGAACTTAGTGATTCTTTCTTGCTTCACTTTTTTCCTCCAAAAACACACTTATTCTATTTATAAAGGTTCCAAATATATCCTTGCCCCGTTAAAATGTCAAGATAACTCTCTTTAAATTTTCCATTAGAACAATAATAAATATAGTTGAATAATGAGTCTTCAATAGTTTTAATCTAATCAAATCATTAATTTTGAGGTGCATTTCTGAGTTTGAGGGCAAAAATGAAGATTTTGGTGTCCGGGGGCTCCGGATTTCTAGGAATTAATTTAATCCGACGTCTCCTCTCCGAAAATCATGAAGTTGTATCATTAGATATTGCTCCCTTTAATTATTCCGATTCATCCCGGAATTTAAAGATTATTAATGGAGATATCCGCAATAATTCCGTTG
Coding sequences:
- the rpsI gene encoding 30S ribosomal protein S9 — its product is MADKMYVGRRKNAVARVYLRNGSGKVTVNDKEVEQYFPIKEHSTNVFLPFIATETLGKFDVFANVAGGGITGQSDAIRLGIARALEDMNADFRSPLKSEGLLKRDPRMVERKKYGQKKARKRFQFSKR
- the rplM gene encoding 50S ribosomal protein L13, whose product is MKQERITKFIKPEDAGQKWYLVDAKDQVLGRLAAKVASIIRGKHKALFTPNMDTGDFVVIINAEKVKLTGKRAIQKTYFTHSMYPGGARTRSFSEIMEKKPEYALQTAIKGMLPKTRLGKQLIKKLKVYAGETHPHSAQQPQVLSL